From Xylocopilactobacillus apis, a single genomic window includes:
- a CDS encoding immunoglobulin-like domain-containing protein, whose amino-acid sequence MKLKLTGLAGTALLLLSPVASAMSAVTQAVPVQADNTWDYDVDDPGLGDYDQLLQNAGPSDGIVDWYPTKEALGENPSAQVLVRQLIDLSIATNDKDSDARKVLFNDTTGNNANASYKDTYNKYSVALGFIAQILDFNNAKSGIGARLEQAAVASDNDPQDSDGTGVIRGRIIDDPSNKSLGHNISDVLGTAFFGNADDAYAQIYVNGYDNVAQNEANIIREATSSITIVAQSKTTGKKATAIFKLNNKTLPKGADNLKLNNYVDNSVYALDNKNGNGEIAGLNMTTASQSTIDNLKFSKESTFWAAGTKDANGKDDGSGTIVVPRGTTAKQVAKLIADRKIDSNNSLRESAPMKAIQAANNKVMSDGKTHSYSHVYEREETDPNRHGTSYANYPATPNSGIFNFADHIQYGVNGPGSFSGNFREYNNILNSKLGPNSLDLSSADGGTTIDAIKITDPSTSKTSDAWFGGSTLDNGITTGADHMLDTNEMYDNGHFTNKSASEVPNVGRSEGDPFTDDGSLSAKVEGTVVSPQDKDTHVAGVDSADKLTNIGKVKHLFKPSDYFKEAYDANHFVTNSPALKDSSVDDIANKIASNGSFTGTDPNAEIKKSFTYETPVSAWLYKSYNNPYSTVTSSAGAQTIDGVPIDTSSADQKNKTIQPQKKLDLNNPNDADPDSSTNPISLGDGTSGKPSYLEYLGKDPTNHKDKYFYAGVFQTLNATSNNISNNSLTLDFSKATTNGSVSNPISTGTFKIGAGKAGTLVKYGVIGTDGENPNPSYKETGGIDSGLLSGSATANYSINFSGGGMDTKVDGGVQKYKSLVLRDDAGFFVQTWDKNTRIKDASGNIIDNPQPLIYNKNLTLQNGSAASFSNLTLGEVDSPNFESRYYLTGVIYFDSSGNITDYVLGDHISQTSQSKRAYFNSNLYNNPEGSFAKKDDGKDKKETNNSRFFVSQDFSVGPVSSDMVSDPGGTDLKIGSDTYPAYKTSNTGTLEENAQKILDLTIKYNDPTKNPKNITKRDAEVKNEFTAANGYKLVTLDDAAKNQGTTVDALANEVAKVTGKTVQDVKRTKWLEASLPRVKSNAGTARINVVIYDKAAVSAPTKEDTKPSFSTTDISGGNDPFNVSFRPYTTTYDDGAVLKAADVPQNFKNLLSKTLVAGNPDLVGSTAKLQQILVSTFLDSWQQNDGSFKQTDTGAGVNSPLYMYGGFGISNSDTKNSYAHWPKGYTDNSGEYNTAITNHQGDFYRGGVNLKVADNKGTITGIPFTSLTADVSKVDITKAGTYPVVYTYTNPSNSKDTASITVPVTVSDSSAPVFSFQGTTNTTIHTGDKFDIHNYKVVGSWSIFNNYGGDYNKLPNFEGIAKNTDGTPKVTVTGTVDTHKPGIYQLTYKATSTSGAVTEMVRNITVLPTNGSSNPSNPDTIDWNINAYKAVGYINYVPGYGIMVYNAPAGAGTGQRLAHGTAWKISQRAVNAKGETFYRVGNNQWINGKYVTFSPINTVIPLRGEVMIVYKKGYGVNLWKSASTTNGFYPGRKLMHGSRWKVSGKQNGFYKVGKDQWIQADYAGYKAY is encoded by the coding sequence ATGAAGTTAAAACTTACTGGATTAGCTGGTACAGCGCTGTTGCTTTTGTCACCTGTTGCAAGTGCAATGAGTGCAGTGACGCAAGCTGTCCCAGTTCAAGCCGATAATACCTGGGATTATGATGTTGATGATCCTGGATTAGGGGATTATGACCAACTTTTGCAAAATGCAGGTCCTAGTGACGGAATTGTTGATTGGTATCCGACGAAAGAAGCGTTAGGAGAGAACCCTTCTGCTCAAGTATTAGTCCGTCAGTTGATTGATCTTTCTATTGCGACTAATGATAAAGATTCAGACGCTCGCAAAGTTCTTTTTAATGACACAACGGGAAATAATGCGAACGCTAGTTATAAAGATACTTATAACAAGTATAGTGTTGCTTTAGGATTTATTGCGCAGATTCTTGATTTTAACAATGCGAAAAGTGGAATTGGTGCAAGATTAGAACAAGCAGCAGTCGCTAGTGATAACGATCCACAAGATTCAGATGGCACTGGAGTGATCAGGGGAAGAATTATTGATGATCCAAGCAACAAGAGTTTAGGACATAATATTTCTGATGTATTAGGGACAGCGTTCTTTGGCAATGCTGATGATGCATATGCGCAAATTTATGTTAATGGCTATGACAATGTAGCCCAAAATGAAGCCAATATTATCCGGGAAGCAACAAGCAGCATTACGATTGTGGCTCAGAGTAAGACTACCGGTAAGAAAGCAACGGCTATTTTTAAACTGAATAATAAGACACTTCCCAAAGGTGCAGATAATTTAAAACTTAACAATTATGTTGATAATAGTGTTTATGCATTAGATAACAAAAATGGTAATGGGGAAATCGCAGGACTTAACATGACTACTGCTTCTCAGTCTACTATTGATAATCTGAAATTCTCAAAGGAATCAACTTTTTGGGCTGCTGGTACAAAAGACGCTAACGGCAAAGATGACGGCTCAGGCACAATTGTTGTTCCTCGCGGCACCACTGCAAAACAAGTTGCCAAATTGATTGCTGATCGAAAGATTGATAGTAATAATTCATTGCGTGAATCAGCTCCGATGAAGGCTATTCAAGCTGCAAATAATAAGGTAATGAGTGATGGTAAAACTCATTCTTATAGCCATGTTTACGAACGCGAAGAAACTGATCCGAATAGACATGGAACGTCATATGCTAACTATCCTGCTACTCCAAACTCAGGGATATTTAATTTTGCAGATCATATCCAATATGGAGTTAATGGACCTGGAAGCTTTAGCGGCAATTTTAGAGAATATAATAATATTTTAAACTCAAAATTAGGTCCGAATAGTTTAGATTTATCGAGTGCTGATGGTGGAACAACAATTGATGCTATAAAAATTACTGATCCTAGTACTTCAAAAACTAGTGATGCTTGGTTTGGAGGTTCTACGTTAGACAATGGAATAACAACAGGGGCAGATCATATGCTGGATACTAATGAAATGTACGATAACGGACATTTTACCAATAAATCAGCGTCCGAGGTGCCAAATGTAGGTCGTTCTGAAGGAGATCCTTTTACTGATGATGGTTCTTTATCTGCTAAAGTTGAGGGTACTGTAGTATCTCCTCAAGATAAAGATACTCATGTCGCTGGTGTTGATAGCGCAGATAAATTAACGAATATTGGTAAAGTTAAACATTTGTTTAAACCTTCTGATTATTTTAAGGAGGCTTATGATGCAAATCATTTTGTTACGAACAGTCCAGCATTGAAAGATTCCAGTGTAGACGATATTGCAAATAAAATCGCAAGTAATGGTAGTTTTACGGGTACTGACCCTAATGCAGAAATTAAAAAGAGCTTTACCTATGAAACTCCTGTCTCTGCTTGGTTGTACAAATCGTATAATAATCCCTATTCTACCGTTACTAGTAGTGCTGGAGCTCAAACAATTGATGGTGTTCCAATAGACACATCAAGTGCAGATCAAAAAAATAAAACTATTCAGCCTCAGAAAAAATTGGATCTTAACAATCCTAATGATGCCGATCCTGATTCATCAACTAATCCTATTTCTTTGGGTGATGGGACTTCAGGAAAACCTTCATACTTAGAATATCTTGGAAAAGATCCAACTAATCATAAAGATAAATATTTTTATGCGGGTGTATTTCAAACTTTAAATGCGACTTCAAATAATATTAGTAATAATTCTTTGACACTTGATTTTAGCAAAGCAACTACCAATGGTAGTGTTTCAAATCCTATATCAACTGGAACATTTAAGATTGGGGCAGGTAAAGCTGGAACGTTAGTTAAATACGGAGTTATTGGAACTGATGGTGAAAACCCCAACCCTAGTTATAAAGAAACGGGAGGAATTGATAGCGGTCTTTTAAGTGGTAGTGCAACAGCAAATTATTCTATTAATTTTAGTGGTGGTGGAATGGATACCAAAGTAGATGGTGGTGTTCAAAAGTATAAAAGCTTAGTTTTAAGAGATGATGCTGGATTTTTTGTACAGACATGGGATAAGAACACCAGAATAAAGGATGCATCTGGCAATATTATCGATAATCCTCAGCCATTAATTTATAATAAGAATTTAACATTACAGAACGGTTCAGCAGCAAGTTTTAGCAATTTAACCTTGGGGGAAGTTGATTCACCGAACTTTGAATCAAGATACTACCTAACTGGCGTTATATATTTTGATAGTTCTGGTAATATTACAGATTATGTATTAGGCGATCACATCTCTCAAACTTCTCAGTCAAAAAGAGCATACTTCAATTCAAATCTTTATAATAATCCAGAGGGTTCATTTGCTAAAAAGGATGACGGTAAAGACAAAAAAGAAACTAATAATAGTCGCTTTTTCGTATCACAAGATTTCTCTGTTGGACCAGTTTCAAGTGATATGGTTAGTGATCCGGGGGGTACAGATCTAAAAATTGGTTCGGACACTTATCCAGCTTATAAGACTTCGAATACTGGAACATTAGAAGAAAATGCACAAAAAATTCTTGATTTAACTATTAAATATAACGATCCTACTAAGAATCCTAAAAATATTACGAAACGAGATGCAGAAGTCAAAAATGAATTTACTGCAGCTAACGGCTATAAGTTAGTCACTCTTGACGATGCAGCAAAGAATCAAGGTACTACCGTAGATGCATTGGCTAACGAAGTTGCAAAAGTTACCGGTAAGACTGTTCAAGATGTTAAGAGAACTAAATGGCTTGAAGCATCACTGCCCCGTGTTAAGAGTAACGCTGGTACAGCCCGCATCAATGTCGTAATTTATGACAAAGCAGCAGTATCAGCTCCTACTAAAGAAGATACAAAGCCATCATTCTCAACAACTGATATCAGTGGTGGTAATGATCCATTCAATGTAAGTTTTAGACCTTACACTACAACTTATGATGATGGTGCAGTCTTAAAAGCTGCTGATGTTCCGCAGAACTTTAAGAATCTGCTTTCTAAGACATTGGTTGCTGGTAATCCTGATCTTGTCGGAAGCACTGCTAAATTGCAGCAGATCTTAGTATCAACCTTTCTTGACAGCTGGCAGCAAAATGACGGCAGCTTCAAACAGACTGACACGGGAGCTGGAGTAAATTCACCATTATACATGTATGGCGGTTTTGGGATCAGTAACTCCGATACCAAGAACTCCTATGCGCACTGGCCGAAAGGTTACACTGATAATAGTGGTGAATACAACACAGCTATTACTAACCACCAAGGGGACTTCTACCGAGGTGGTGTTAACTTAAAAGTAGCAGATAATAAGGGAACAATTACGGGAATTCCATTTACTTCTTTAACCGCCGATGTCAGCAAGGTAGACATTACCAAAGCCGGGACTTATCCCGTAGTCTATACTTACACTAATCCAAGCAACTCAAAGGATACGGCAAGTATTACCGTTCCAGTCACGGTAAGTGATTCATCAGCTCCCGTGTTTAGTTTCCAGGGAACAACCAATACTACGATTCACACCGGAGATAAGTTTGACATCCATAATTACAAAGTAGTAGGATCATGGTCAATCTTCAACAACTATGGCGGAGACTATAACAAGCTGCCTAACTTTGAAGGAATTGCGAAGAACACAGACGGCACCCCGAAGGTTACAGTAACAGGGACGGTAGATACTCATAAACCAGGGATTTATCAGTTAACCTATAAAGCAACCAGTACCAGTGGAGCAGTAACTGAGATGGTAAGAAACATTACCGTCTTACCAACAAATGGCAGCAGTAATCCAAGTAATCCAGATACTATTGATTGGAACATCAATGCTTACAAAGCAGTGGGGTATATCAATTATGTACCAGGTTATGGAATCATGGTGTACAATGCCCCAGCTGGAGCAGGGACTGGTCAAAGGTTAGCACATGGCACTGCCTGGAAGATTAGTCAAAGGGCAGTGAACGCCAAAGGCGAGACTTTCTACCGGGTAGGCAACAATCAGTGGATTAACGGGAAGTATGTCACATTTAGTCCAATTAACACGGTAATTCCATTACGAGGAGAAGTGATGATTGTCTACAAGAAGGGCTATGGCGTTAATCTTTGGAAGAGTGCCAGCACGACAAATGGCTTCTATCCGGGACGCAAGTTAATGCATGGAAGCCGGTGGAAAGTAAGCGGCAAGCAGAATGGATTCTACAAGGTTGGCAAAGATCAGTGGATCCAGGCCGATTACGCGGGTTATAAAGCCTACTAA
- a CDS encoding type II toxin-antitoxin system RelB/DinJ family antitoxin, protein MTTQAKKRIQIQVDKDLANDTETVLNELGLTPTTAITMFYKRIVANGSLPFKLELTESEKATLHFLKQTEDTPVHKFQNSEEVQKWLEDED, encoded by the coding sequence ATGACAACTCAAGCCAAAAAAAGAATACAAATCCAAGTGGACAAAGATTTAGCAAACGACACCGAGACCGTTTTAAACGAATTAGGATTAACTCCAACTACTGCAATCACAATGTTCTATAAGAGAATTGTCGCTAATGGAAGCTTGCCTTTTAAATTGGAATTAACCGAAAGTGAAAAAGCAACCTTACATTTTTTAAAGCAAACCGAAGATACTCCTGTTCATAAATTCCAAAATTCTGAAGAAGTCCAAAAGTGGTTAGAAGATGAAGACTAA
- a CDS encoding HigA family addiction module antitoxin: MERIPTPKISEILKEEFMLPLDLSAYRLAHEIKVPTSRIQDILHDRRQITVDTSIRLGRFFGISDRYFLNLQNDIEIRNAETQNNKEYDEIKQIQFS, translated from the coding sequence ATGGAAAGAATTCCTACACCCAAGATTAGTGAAATATTAAAAGAAGAGTTTATGCTGCCGTTGGATCTTTCGGCATATCGTTTAGCTCATGAGATTAAAGTTCCGACTTCCAGGATTCAAGATATTTTGCATGATCGGCGTCAGATAACCGTTGATACTTCAATTAGATTGGGGAGATTCTTTGGTATATCAGATCGTTATTTTCTTAATTTGCAAAATGATATTGAAATACGTAATGCAGAAACACAAAATAATAAAGAATATGATGAAATTAAACAAATTCAGTTCAGCTAG
- a CDS encoding type II toxin-antitoxin system RelE/ParE family toxin, which translates to MIKSFADKETEKVYHQLFSKKLPQTIQKGALRKLLMLDNAENINDLRIPPANHLEQLKGDRKKQYSITINKQYRLCFEVRNNNDFENVEIVDYHD; encoded by the coding sequence ATGATTAAAAGCTTTGCAGATAAAGAAACAGAGAAAGTTTATCATCAACTTTTCTCCAAGAAGTTACCTCAAACAATTCAAAAAGGCGCTTTACGAAAATTGTTAATGTTAGACAATGCAGAAAATATTAATGATTTAAGAATTCCGCCGGCGAATCACCTTGAACAGTTGAAGGGAGATCGGAAAAAGCAGTACAGTATTACAATTAATAAGCAGTATCGATTGTGTTTTGAAGTACGGAATAATAATGATTTTGAGAACGTTGAAATAGTTGATTATCATGATTGA
- a CDS encoding immunoglobulin-like domain-containing protein, with protein sequence MKFKLTGLAGTALLLLSPVASAMSAVTQAVPVQADNTWDYDVDEPGLGDYDQLLQNAGPSDGIVDWYPTKDAMSENPTGQKLLKQLIDLSIATNDKDSDARKILFNDTTGNNANASYKDTYNKYSVALGFIAQILNFNNSKSGVGARLEQSAVAGNFDPEDSEGQNVIRGKVLDDPSNKSLGHNISDVLGTAFFGNADDAYAQIYVNGYDNVAQNEANIIREATSSITIVAQSKTTGKKATAIFKLNNKTLPKGSDNSKLNNYIDGSVYALDNKNGNGDIAGLNMTTASRNSISGIKFSRDSTFWIDGKNGDGTIVVPRGTTAKEIAELISRKKITSNNSLRESAPMKAIQNADGTPISSDGKKHAYNHFYEQEELRGSNGFHFSGEFVANGSTNLNNIDFNYANRIRYGINGPIQSTALTAGKQYREYNNVFNSDQGAVSTAGGFRHFTGDERSANGWFGGTASGAGHMLDTNEMYAGGWNNKSAHEIPNVEKSEGDPYSNTKTDDSVDPATHMIVKGTDNQHVAVIDGENPEKKYTNIGKVKHLFQPSSYFKEAYDANHFVTNSPSITDTNVDDIAKKIADNGSFNINDPSGVVKKSFTYEVPVSSWIYKSYNNPYSTIMSSAGAQTIDGQELLTNRENSNLQPQEKLDLKDPNNDNPSDSQTTLSLGNGNNNGIVINTGKVPDIKHPTDRSKDVDSYFYSGVFSSLVPGNGELKFRVNGGDFKIVAGTEGTLVKYGTVGTDGENNVPGNNEVQSISYKGANLMQPTTPQLSVDVNNPTVLKTPQRNEAKLITGNLNEDITKNIQLRDEAEYFVQVWDKNTTIKEKDSSGNYVYTDKPKSLIYNSSVTGASSGLFDVKTLGKVDSPNFESKYYLAGVVQLDSSGNLKYFTLNDHLVQSNASKRAYFNSNLYNNPDGPFAGKFVSGRPTSVKKPNTNNSRFFVSQDFSVGPVSSDMINDPGVKGSGITIDGKYYPYGKSDSTIDQTSEQNAADILKLTVMYNDPTLNTDNNSIADSADPLKKEFTDEGGDGNGFGTDGSGYKLVTIADTAKKQGVSEDELAGEVAKVTGKSTNEVKRTKWVQATLPRLKENAGTARINVVIYDKAAVSAPTKQDTKPSFSTTDISGGNDPFNVNFRPYTTTYDDGAVLKAADVPQNFKNLLSKTLVAGNPDLVGSTAKLQQILVSTFLDSWQQNDGSFKQTDTGAGVNSPLYLYGGFGISNSDTKNSYAQWPKGYTDNSGEYNTAITNHQGDFYRGGVNLKEADNKGTITGIPFTALTADVSKLDITKAGTYPVVYTYTNPSNSKDTASITVPVTVSDSSAPVFSFQGTTNTTIHTGDKFDINNYKVVGSWSIFNNYGGDYNKLPNFEGIAKNADGTPKVTVTGTVDTHKPGIYQLTYKATSVSGAVTEMVRNITVLPTNGSITTPSTDDWNINAYKAVGYINYVPGYGIMVYNAPAGSGTGQRLAHGTAWKISQRAVNAKGETFYRVGDNQWINGKYVSFSPINTVTPLKGEVMIVYKKGYGVNLWKSASTTNGYYPGRKLMHGSRWKVSGKQNGFYNVGKDQWIQGDYAGFRSY encoded by the coding sequence ATGAAGTTCAAACTTACTGGCTTAGCTGGTACGGCTCTGTTATTGCTGTCGCCCGTTGCAAGTGCAATGAGTGCAGTGACGCAAGCTGTCCCAGTTCAGGCCGATAATACCTGGGATTATGATGTCGATGAACCAGGACTAGGAGATTATGACCAACTTTTGCAAAATGCAGGTCCTAGTGACGGAATTGTTGATTGGTATCCGACAAAAGATGCAATGAGTGAAAATCCGACAGGTCAAAAGCTACTTAAGCAATTGATTGATTTGTCGATTGCCACTAATGATAAAGATTCAGACGCCCGTAAAATTCTTTTTAATGATACAACGGGAAATAATGCAAACGCTAGTTATAAAGATACTTATAACAAGTATAGTGTTGCCTTAGGTTTCATTGCTCAGATTTTGAACTTCAACAATTCAAAGAGTGGTGTTGGGGCAAGATTAGAACAATCTGCTGTAGCAGGAAATTTTGATCCGGAAGATAGTGAAGGACAAAATGTCATCCGAGGCAAGGTTCTTGATGATCCAAGCAACAAGAGTTTAGGTCACAATATCTCTGATGTATTAGGGACAGCGTTTTTTGGCAATGCTGATGATGCTTATGCCCAGATTTATGTCAATGGTTATGACAACGTAGCACAAAATGAAGCTAACATTATCAGAGAAGCAACGAGCAGCATTACGATTGTGGCACAGAGTAAGACTACCGGTAAGAAAGCAACCGCAATCTTTAAATTAAATAACAAAACTTTGCCAAAGGGTTCTGATAATTCTAAGTTAAATAATTACATTGATGGAAGCGTGTATGCCTTAGATAATAAAAATGGTAATGGAGATATTGCTGGTCTTAATATGACTACGGCTTCTCGAAATAGCATTAGTGGTATTAAGTTTTCTAGAGATTCAACTTTTTGGATTGATGGAAAGAATGGGGATGGAACAATCGTGGTACCAAGGGGTACTACAGCAAAAGAAATTGCAGAATTAATTTCTCGAAAAAAAATTACTAGTAATAATTCGTTGCGAGAGTCTGCACCTATGAAGGCTATTCAAAATGCTGATGGGACACCGATTTCATCAGATGGCAAGAAACATGCTTATAATCATTTTTATGAACAAGAAGAATTAAGAGGTTCAAATGGATTTCATTTTTCTGGAGAATTTGTAGCTAATGGATCTACAAATTTAAACAATATTGATTTTAATTATGCCAATCGGATAAGGTATGGTATAAATGGACCAATTCAATCTACAGCATTAACTGCTGGAAAACAATATCGAGAATATAATAATGTATTTAATTCTGATCAAGGAGCTGTTTCTACGGCAGGAGGTTTCAGACATTTTACAGGCGATGAGAGATCTGCAAATGGATGGTTTGGTGGAACAGCCAGCGGTGCAGGACATATGTTGGATACTAATGAAATGTATGCCGGTGGCTGGAATAATAAATCAGCTCATGAGATCCCTAATGTAGAAAAATCAGAAGGTGATCCATACAGTAATACCAAAACTGATGATTCGGTAGATCCTGCTACGCATATGATTGTAAAAGGTACAGATAACCAGCATGTTGCTGTAATTGATGGGGAAAATCCTGAAAAAAAATATACCAATATTGGTAAAGTTAAACATTTATTTCAGCCATCTAGTTATTTTAAAGAAGCTTATGATGCTAATCATTTTGTAACTAATAGCCCATCTATAACGGATACTAATGTTGATGATATTGCAAAAAAAATTGCAGATAACGGGAGTTTTAATATTAACGACCCCAGTGGAGTAGTAAAAAAAAGTTTTACATATGAGGTACCAGTTTCGTCATGGATATATAAGTCTTATAATAACCCTTACTCGACTATTATGAGTAGTGCTGGAGCTCAAACTATTGACGGACAAGAACTTTTAACTAATCGTGAAAATTCAAACCTTCAACCTCAAGAAAAACTTGATTTAAAGGATCCTAATAACGATAATCCTTCAGATTCGCAAACCACACTATCTTTAGGTAATGGAAATAATAATGGGATAGTTATAAACACTGGGAAGGTACCTGATATAAAACATCCTACAGATCGCAGCAAGGACGTAGATAGTTATTTTTATTCAGGTGTTTTTAGTAGCTTGGTTCCTGGTAATGGGGAATTGAAATTTAGAGTAAACGGAGGGGACTTTAAAATTGTTGCAGGAACAGAAGGAACTCTCGTAAAATACGGCACAGTTGGAACAGATGGTGAAAATAATGTCCCAGGTAATAATGAAGTGCAAAGTATTTCATATAAGGGTGCCAACCTTATGCAACCAACAACACCCCAGCTAAGTGTTGATGTTAATAATCCGACCGTGTTAAAAACGCCTCAGAGAAATGAGGCAAAGCTTATAACAGGGAATCTTAATGAAGATATTACTAAAAACATTCAATTAAGAGATGAAGCAGAATATTTTGTTCAGGTATGGGACAAAAATACTACGATTAAAGAAAAAGACTCGTCTGGTAATTATGTTTATACCGATAAACCTAAATCTTTAATTTATAATTCTAGTGTTACCGGTGCATCATCAGGCCTGTTTGATGTAAAGACTCTTGGCAAAGTAGATTCTCCAAATTTTGAGTCTAAATATTATTTAGCTGGAGTTGTACAATTAGATTCTTCGGGAAATTTAAAGTACTTTACTTTAAATGATCACCTAGTTCAATCCAATGCTTCAAAAAGAGCTTATTTCAACTCTAATTTATATAATAACCCCGATGGACCATTTGCTGGTAAATTTGTTAGTGGAAGGCCTACCAGTGTGAAGAAGCCAAACACTAATAACAGTCGTTTCTTTGTCTCTCAAGATTTCTCTGTTGGTCCCGTTTCTAGCGATATGATCAATGATCCAGGTGTTAAAGGTTCGGGCATTACTATCGATGGAAAATATTATCCGTATGGTAAAAGCGATTCTACTATAGATCAAACGTCAGAGCAAAATGCAGCAGATATCTTGAAATTAACAGTTATGTATAATGATCCCACTCTTAATACAGATAATAATTCTATAGCAGATTCTGCAGATCCTTTAAAAAAAGAATTTACTGATGAAGGTGGAGATGGCAATGGATTTGGTACGGATGGAAGCGGATATAAATTGGTTACTATTGCTGATACTGCTAAAAAGCAGGGCGTTTCAGAAGATGAACTTGCGGGTGAAGTTGCCAAAGTTACCGGTAAGAGTACTAATGAAGTTAAAAGAACAAAATGGGTCCAAGCAACGTTACCTCGTTTGAAAGAAAATGCGGGAACAGCTCGGATCAATGTCGTAATTTATGACAAAGCAGCAGTATCAGCACCAACTAAGCAGGATACAAAACCATCATTTTCAACTACTGACATCAGTGGCGGTAATGATCCATTTAACGTTAATTTCCGCCCTTACACTACTACTTATGATGATGGTGCTGTCTTAAAAGCTGCTGATGTTCCACAGAACTTTAAGAATCTGCTTTCTAAGACATTAGTTGCCGGAAATCCTGACCTTGTCGGCAGTACTGCGAAGTTACAGCAGATCTTAGTTTCAACCTTCCTTGACAGCTGGCAGCAGAATGACGGCAGCTTCAAGCAGACTGATACGGGAGCCGGAGTAAATTCACCGCTTTATCTATATGGCGGGTTCGGGATCAGTAACTCTGATACTAAGAACTCCTATGCGCAGTGGCCGAAAGGTTACACTGATAATAGTGGTGAATACAACACAGCTATTACTAATCATCAAGGAGACTTCTACCGTGGTGGTGTTAACTTAAAAGAAGCAGATAACAAAGGAACAATTACTGGAATTCCATTTACGGCTTTAACCGCCGATGTCAGCAAGTTAGACATTACTAAAGCCGGAACTTATCCGGTAGTCTATACATACACTAATCCAAGTAACTCCAAGGATACGGCAAGTATTACCGTTCCAGTCACAGTAAGTGATTCATCAGCACCGGTATTTAGTTTCCAAGGCACAACTAATACCACAATTCACACCGGAGATAAGTTTGATATCAATAACTACAAAGTAGTAGGATCATGGTCAATCTTTAATAATTATGGGGGCGATTATAACAAGCTGCCTAACTTTGAAGGAATCGCCAAGAACGCAGACGGCACTCCGAAGGTTACGGTAACAGGGACAGTGGATACTCATAAGCCAGGGATTTACCAGTTAACATATAAAGCAACCAGTGTCAGTGGTGCAGTAACTGAGATGGTAAGAAACATTACAGTTTTACCAACGAATGGCAGCATTACAACCCCAAGTACCGATGATTGGAACATCAATGCCTATAAAGCAGTGGGGTATATCAATTATGTACCGGGTTATGGCATCATGGTGTACAATGCCCCCGCTGGATCAGGTACTGGGCAGAGATTAGCACACGGCACTGCCTGGAAGATTAGCCAAAGGGCAGTGAACGCCAAAGGCGAGACTTTCTATCGAGTGGGAGATAACCAGTGGATTAACGGTAAGTACGTATCTTTTAGTCCAATTAACACGGTAACTCCGTTAAAAGGCGAGGTGATGATCGTTTACAAGAAGGGGTATGGCGTTAACCTGTGGAAGAGTGCAAGTACGACAAACGGCTACTATCCAGGACGCAAACTCATGCATGGCAGCCGGTGGAAAGTAAGTGGCAAGCAGAATGGATTCTACAATGTAGGCAAAGACCAGTGGATCCAGGGAGATTACGCCGGTTTTAGAAGTTATTAA